GATTTGAAATATTATCAAATTGTTTAGGCATCCAAGAATTTGGAATAGTTTCTATTAGCTCTTCTGCTTTTTGAATTGCTCCTTTCATTCCATATTCTTTTGGAGTAAGAATAAATTTAGCTCCAAAAATAGAAAATAATTTCCTTCTTTCAATACTCATAGATTCTGGCATAACTAAAATAAGACGATATTTTTTAACAGAACAAACTATTGCTAACCCTATTCCTGTATTTCCAGATGTGGGTTCTATGATAATATCTCCTTTATGAATAATTTCTTTTTTTTCTGCATCCTCTATCATAGAGAGAGCAATTCTATCTTTAATGCTTCCTCCAGGATTATTTCTTTCTAATTTTATCCATACTTTATGATTAGGAAATAATCTTTTAAGACGTACATGAGGTGTATTTCCGATAGTTTTTAAAATACTATCAACTTTCATTTTTATTTTCTTTTTTTTATATCATAAAATTAATAGGATCAGGAAAAGGACTATTTTTTCGCATTTTTATTTCACTTTTTTGATAAACTATGGAAAAGGGTGGAATACTTTTTGTAACCCAAACATTTCCTCCAAGAACACTATCATGACCTATTATAGTTTCTCCTCCTAAAACAGTGGCTCCAGCATAAATTGTAACTTGATCTTCTATTGTAGGATGCCGTTTTATATTTGCTAGTTTTTTATCTACATGAATAGCTCCTAAAGTTACACCTTGATATATTTTAACTTTATCTCCTATTTCTGTACTAGAACCTATAACTATCCCTGTTCCATGATCAATAGAAAAAGCTTTTCCAATTCTTGCAGATGCATGAATATCAACTCCAGTTTGACTGTGTGCATATTCTGTAATCAATCTTGGAATAATCGGAATTTTTTGAATCCATAATTGATGAGCTATTCTATATAATGCAGTAGCAAAAAAACCAGGATAAGAAAGTAAAATTTCTTCTATAACTGTTGCTGCAGGATCCGATTTTAATATTGCATTAGCATCAATTATTAATGTTCTATAAATATTAGGAATTTCTTTAAAAAAATCTTGAGTGAAATAATAAGAATTTTTTTCATTTATACTTAATTCAATAAAAATTGAATATAAAAGTTTTTGTAATTTTTCATAATTCTTTTTAAGAAAAATCACATTATTCAAAATATTTTTATCTGGAGTAAATAAAATATGAAATAATGTTTTCACAAAATTTTCAGACTTTTTCTTATCAGGAAAAATATTTTTATTTCTATTATTTTCAAATATAGTTGTTAAAAATTTTAACATTTATTCTGTTTTTACTTTATAAAACAGTATTATGATAATTTGTTTATATTATGTGTTGCTTATGAATATAATAAAATTATTCTATTAAAATCTTAAAATAGATTTTAGACAAAAATCTTTGAATGAACGAATTTATGATTTTTTCAATTTTATAATATAATTTGGATTTGATTATTCAAATTTATTAAGTATTAAAAAAGTTTTCAATAGTTTCAAAGAAATAATAAAAATATCGTATTTATTTCATCTTCATTTTTACTTAGATGCAACGCAAATATAAGAATTTCTTTAGAAATTATTTTTTTAAAAAAAAACATGTTATATTACAAAAAATATTGTTTTATGAAGAAAATTAAAGTCATTAATCCTGTGGTAGAAATAAATGGAGATGAAATGGCTAGAATCATATGGAGATATATAAAAAAATATTTTATTTTACCCTATTTAGATATAGATATTATTTACTTTGATTTAGGGATAGAAAATAGAAATATTACAGACGATCAAGTTACTATAGATGCTGCTTATGCTATAAAGAAACATAATGTGGGAATTAAATGTGCTACAATTACACCAGATGAAAATAGAATGAAGGAATTTCGTTTAAAAAAAATGTGGAAATCTCCAAATGGAACTATTAGAAATATTATTAATGGAACTATTTTTAGAGAACCTATCATAGTAAATAATATTGTTCGTACAATTCCAAACTGGAATAATCCAATATGTATAGCTCGACATGCTTATGCTGATCAATATAACGCTATAGATTTTTTTATTGAGAAAAAAGGAAAATTATATATTTCTTTTATTCCAGATAATAACAACAACCATACAGAAAATAAACCAATAAAATTTAAGGTTTATCATTTTATGGGACCTGGCATTGCTATGGGTATGTATAATACAGATAAATCTATCTATGGATTTGCTCGTTCTTGTTTTAATTATTCTATATATAAAAAATGGCCTCTTTTTTTATCTACTAAAAATACTATATTAAAAATATATGATGGGAGATTTAAAAATATATTTCAAGAGATATATAATAATGAATTCAAATCAAAATTTGAAAAATTAAAAATTACTTATGAACATAGATTGATTGATGATATGATAGCAAAAGCAATTAAATCAAATGGAAAATTCATATGGGCATGCAAAAATTATGATGGTGATGTCTTATCTGATTGTATAGCTCAAGGATTTAGCTCATTAGGAATGATGACATCTATTTTATTAACTCCAGATGGAAAAACTTTAGAATCTGAAGCTGTCCATGGAACAATTACAAAACATTATAGATTACATCAAAATGGACAAGAAACATCCACTAATCCTATTGCTTCTATTTTTTCTTGGACTCGTGGCCTTAAACATCGTGCTTTTCTAGACAAAAATACAGATTTAAAAGTTTTTTCAGAAAAAATGGAAAAATCATGTATAGATTTTATAGAATCTGGAAAAATGACAAAAGATTTATTTCAATTATCTTTCAATAAAGAAAAAATAAATAATTATTTAAATACAAAAGAATTTCTTAAGGGATTAAAAGTTTTCTTTAAAAAAAGAATAAATCCAGAATAAATAGAATACGTTATATTTTTATTATTTTTTTTATAATTTCTTTTCTTTTGAATTTATCCAATAAATTATCTGTAAAATGAGAAACAAAAAAAATATTTTTAGGTTTAAAATGTTTTTTTTTACCATTAAAAATTGCATCTGGAATACATAAAGGAAAAGGATCTCCTTCTATAATTAATATTATTTTTTCTCCTAAAATTTTATCTGAAACTGACGATATAAAAAATCGTCTTCCATAAGGAATTAAAAAATTAATTTCTTTTTCTATTAACTCAGGAATAATTTTAATTCCTCCACTATTAATAATATTATCGTATCTACCTATCCAAGTAAATGTATTTTTGGAGATCATATGAACAATATCATTTGTTTGAAAAAATGAATCCATACAACATGGAGAAAAAATACCCAAACAATTTCTATGATCTACACTTAAAGAAACATCATGAAATGATTTATAAAAATTAGATTTATTTAATCCATTAATTTTTTTGATAGCTATATGACCTGAAGTTTCTGTCATTCCATAAGTAGCATAACAAACTGTTGGAATATTTTGCAATTTTTTTTCCAAAAAATTTGATATAGAAGATCCACCTATTAAAACAATTTTAATATTGTTTAGATGTTTTAAACTATAAAAAACTTGTATGGGGACCATTGACGCAATATCAAAATTTTCTTTAATATTTTTTAGAGGATTAGATGATGGAGGAATACAACATATTTTCCATTTAAAAATAATAGCACGTATTAAAAACATTTTGGATGCTATAAAATCTGGAGATAAACATAATAACCCTTTAATCCCTTTTTTTTTAAGTTTTAAAAATTCTACGGTTTTTATAGCTCTTTGATACATATGTTCTTTACGTAAAGAAATAATTTTAGGAACACCTGTAGTTCCAGAAGTTGAAGATAATATAGGTTTATTATCATACCAATTTTTTAAAAAAGAAAAAATAGAATTTTTCCAATTATCTTTTTCTTTTTTGGAAAAAAAGGTTAATATTTTTTTAGAAGAAAAGTCTATCCACATATTATTACTTATTTAATAATACTTTTATATCCCATTTTACACGTGGATTATTCCAAATAAAACCCTTTTCGATTTTTAAAGAAGAAATCCAATTATTTATATATAAAGCACCTGTACTTAAACCATGTACATTATTATATTTTTGATTATTATTATATTTTTTTCCCATTATAAAAGTCCATTGAGCAATAGCATTAATACCAATATTACTTTCTAAAGAAGAACTGATATACCATTTTATCCCTCTTTTACTAGCTTCTACTATCCATTCTTCAGATCCATAAAAACCACCATTTATACTAGGTTTTAATACAATATATTTAGGTTGAATAATATCTAATAACTTTTTTTTTTCTTCTAATACACTGATATTTTTTAATTCTTCGTCTAATGCTATAGGTAATTTTGATTTTTTACATATTATTGACATATCTTTCCAATTTCCGGATAATATTGGTTGTTCTACTGAATCGATTATATTTAAATCATAAAACTTTTTAAGAAAATACAAAGTGTCTTTTATATTACTAAAACAACCATTAGCATCTAAACGTATTTTTATAAATGGATATTTTCTTTTTATTTTTTTTAAAACAAAAAATTGGTTATTAAATAATTTTGGACTTATTTTCATTTTTATAAATGAAAAACCTCCATTAATTTTATCTTCTATTTTTTTTATTGCATTTTTTCTTTTTATGAAAGAATTTAACCATATTAAATAACTTATAGAAATTCCTTTTTTACCACAAAAAAATTCAGAATAATATAAAACAGGAAATTCATTTTTAAAACTTAAAAAAACTTGTTCCAAACCAAAAAAAATAGATGAATATGAAATATATTTATAATAATAACGTATTTCCATTTTTTTTAAGAAAAGAATTTTTTTAGAAACATTTTTTAGTTCTACTTCAAACTTTTTTAAGTTATTTAAAGCATACTGATCTAATATAGGGTTACATTCTCCTATTCCTATTCTAGAACCCTTTATTAAAATAATAAACCATATTACATTTTTTTGAAAAGTTCTATTAGAATTAAATATTTTTTTTTTAAAAAAAAATGTTCGTTTCTCTAAAAAACAATTTAATTCTCTACTCATTTTTATTAGAAATATATAGTTTTTCCTTTTTCCAATAAAACTAATTCTTTTCCTTTTTTGAAAAATCTTTCTTTTGCTTTTTCTTTATCAATTCGAATATCTACAAAAGTATCATAATGAACTCCTAATATTTTTTCTGATTTCAAAAAATTTGAGGCAATAATAGCTTCTTCTATATCCATTGTATACCTACCTCCTATCGGTAAAATAGAAAGTTTCAGCTTTCCAAAAGCTGGAATAATACTCATTTCATGCATCACAGATGTATCTCCAGAAATATACAAATTTCCTTCATCTGTATGTAAAAGAAAACCTCCTGGATTTCCTCCATAAGTACCATCGTTAAAAACGCTGGAATGAGCTGCCCAAACATATTTTAACTTTCCAAAAGGAAAAGATATAAAAGAACCATAATTTATTCCATATGTTTTTATACCTTTCTTACTAAAATAATTAGATATTTCATAATTAGAAATTACCAAAACATTGTTGAACTTACTTGCAAATAATTCCACATCACATACATGATCATAATGCGCATGAGTCAATAAAATGTAATCTACTCTTTTAATAAACTTTAAAAAGTTTGTGTTTATAAAAACAGGATTTCCAGAAAAAAAAGGGTCTACTAATAAACATTGATCATGTATTTCTAATATATATGTACTATGAGAAAAAAAAGTAATTTTCATAATATAAAACCAATTCCTATACTAATCCCATATAAAAAAGTAAATATCACTAATTTTTTCAATTCTAAATTGAACATTTTTTTTTCCTTCATATAAATTATTTCTTTTATATGCAATATTAAAAAAATCACAATAAAAATAAAAAAAAACCAATTATAAATAATTTTCTGATTCATAAGCATAAAATATATACCTAAGAATATTGATGTTAATATAATAATTGTATGATACAATTTAGCATATTTCATCCCTAACCATACAGGTATAGTATGTTTTCCTTTTTCATAATCATTATCCAAATCTCTCATATTATTCACATTTAAAACACCTACATTCAATAATCCTATAGATAAAGAAAGAAAAAATACATCTATAGATAAAATTTGTGTATATAGAAAATAGCTTCCTTCTACTGAAAGAATTCCAAAAAAAATCAATACGAATAAATCTCCCATTCCCGTTACATATCCATAAGGATTAGTTCCAACAGAATATTTTATTGAACTGTATATACATAATAAAATTCCTATGAAGTACATAAAAAAAATAAAAACATTATTCCATAATAATGTTTGATATAATAATAAAAAACCTGAAAAAAAAGATAATATGGAAAATACATAAATAGCTTTTTTCATTTCCAATAATGAAATATAACCACGTTCAATTGTTTTTTTAGGACCTATTCGTTTAAAACTATCTACTCCTGTAATACTATCTCCATAGTCGTTAGAAATATTTGCCAATATTTGTAATAATAAAGCAGTTAAAATAGAAAGAACGTAAGTTGTAAAACTTACATTTTTTATGGATTGAGATATAAGAAAACTCAAAGTAATTCCAGAACAGGATAAAAGTAAAGTGTGAATACGAATTGTATGAATCCAATATCTTAATTTCATAAGAATTTTGTAAACTTTTTAAAATTTGGAGATCTTTTTTCTAAAAATGCTCTTTTCCCTTCTTGAGATTCTTCCATTAAATAAAACATTAAAGTAGCATCTCCTGCTAATTGCATTAACCCATGTTGTCCATCCAATTCTGCATTTAAACTACGCTTTATCATCCTTAAAGACATAGGACTTCTTTTTTGTATAGTTTTACACCATTTTACAGTTTCTTTTTCTAATTCCTTCTTTTTCACTATTTTATTAATTAACCCCATCTTTAAAGCCTCCTTGGCTGTATACTTCTTACATAGAAACCACATTTCGCGTGTCTTTTTTTGTCCAATATGTCGAGCTAAATATGAACATCCAAATCCTCCATCAAAAGAACCTACTTTTGGTCCAACCTGACTAAAAATAGCATTATCTGATGCTATAGTTAAATCACAAACAACATGCAAAACATGTCCTCCTCCTATTGCATAACCATTAACCATAGCTATTACTGGTTTAGGTATTTCTCTTATTTTTTTATAAAAATCTAAAATATT
The sequence above is drawn from the Blattabacterium cuenoti genome and encodes:
- the menA gene encoding 1,4-dihydroxy-2-naphthoate octaprenyltransferase yields the protein MKLRYWIHTIRIHTLLLSCSGITLSFLISQSIKNVSFTTYVLSILTALLLQILANISNDYGDSITGVDSFKRIGPKKTIERGYISLLEMKKAIYVFSILSFFSGFLLLYQTLLWNNVFIFFMYFIGILLCIYSSIKYSVGTNPYGYVTGMGDLFVLIFFGILSVEGSYFLYTQILSIDVFFLSLSIGLLNVGVLNVNNMRDLDNDYEKGKHTIPVWLGMKYAKLYHTIIILTSIFLGIYFMLMNQKIIYNWFFFIFIVIFLILHIKEIIYMKEKKMFNLELKKLVIFTFLYGISIGIGFIL
- a CDS encoding enolase C-terminal domain-like protein, with product MSRELNCFLEKRTFFFKKKIFNSNRTFQKNVIWFIILIKGSRIGIGECNPILDQYALNNLKKFEVELKNVSKKILFLKKMEIRYYYKYISYSSIFFGLEQVFLSFKNEFPVLYYSEFFCGKKGISISYLIWLNSFIKRKNAIKKIEDKINGGFSFIKMKISPKLFNNQFFVLKKIKRKYPFIKIRLDANGCFSNIKDTLYFLKKFYDLNIIDSVEQPILSGNWKDMSIICKKSKLPIALDEELKNISVLEEKKKLLDIIQPKYIVLKPSINGGFYGSEEWIVEASKRGIKWYISSSLESNIGINAIAQWTFIMGKKYNNNQKYNNVHGLSTGALYINNWISSLKIEKGFIWNNPRVKWDIKVLLNK
- a CDS encoding serine O-acetyltransferase; this translates as MLKFLTTIFENNRNKNIFPDKKKSENFVKTLFHILFTPDKNILNNVIFLKKNYEKLQKLLYSIFIELSINEKNSYYFTQDFFKEIPNIYRTLIIDANAILKSDPAATVIEEILLSYPGFFATALYRIAHQLWIQKIPIIPRLITEYAHSQTGVDIHASARIGKAFSIDHGTGIVIGSSTEIGDKVKIYQGVTLGAIHVDKKLANIKRHPTIEDQVTIYAGATVLGGETIIGHDSVLGGNVWVTKSIPPFSIVYQKSEIKMRKNSPFPDPINFMI
- a CDS encoding NADP-dependent isocitrate dehydrogenase yields the protein MKKIKVINPVVEINGDEMARIIWRYIKKYFILPYLDIDIIYFDLGIENRNITDDQVTIDAAYAIKKHNVGIKCATITPDENRMKEFRLKKMWKSPNGTIRNIINGTIFREPIIVNNIVRTIPNWNNPICIARHAYADQYNAIDFFIEKKGKLYISFIPDNNNNHTENKPIKFKVYHFMGPGIAMGMYNTDKSIYGFARSCFNYSIYKKWPLFLSTKNTILKIYDGRFKNIFQEIYNNEFKSKFEKLKITYEHRLIDDMIAKAIKSNGKFIWACKNYDGDVLSDCIAQGFSSLGMMTSILLTPDGKTLESEAVHGTITKHYRLHQNGQETSTNPIASIFSWTRGLKHRAFLDKNTDLKVFSEKMEKSCIDFIESGKMTKDLFQLSFNKEKINNYLNTKEFLKGLKVFFKKRINPE
- a CDS encoding AMP-binding protein gives rise to the protein MWIDFSSKKILTFFSKKEKDNWKNSIFSFLKNWYDNKPILSSTSGTTGVPKIISLRKEHMYQRAIKTVEFLKLKKKGIKGLLCLSPDFIASKMFLIRAIIFKWKICCIPPSSNPLKNIKENFDIASMVPIQVFYSLKHLNNIKIVLIGGSSISNFLEKKLQNIPTVCYATYGMTETSGHIAIKKINGLNKSNFYKSFHDVSLSVDHRNCLGIFSPCCMDSFFQTNDIVHMISKNTFTWIGRYDNIINSGGIKIIPELIEKEINFLIPYGRRFFISSVSDKILGEKIILIIEGDPFPLCIPDAIFNGKKKHFKPKNIFFVSHFTDNLLDKFKRKEIIKKIIKI
- the menB gene encoding 1,4-dihydroxy-2-naphthoyl-CoA synthase, whose product is MDNNIIDWSPIKKYEDILFLFGEGISKIEINRPWCHNAFRVETVNEMIDAINICSNRSDIDVLIITGSGEKSFCSGGDQTTRDFGGYLGKDGIPRLNILDFYKKIREIPKPVIAMVNGYAIGGGHVLHVVCDLTIASDNAIFSQVGPKVGSFDGGFGCSYLARHIGQKKTREMWFLCKKYTAKEALKMGLINKIVKKKELEKETVKWCKTIQKRSPMSLRMIKRSLNAELDGQHGLMQLAGDATLMFYLMEESQEGKRAFLEKRSPNFKKFTKFL
- a CDS encoding metal-dependent hydrolase, translated to MKITFFSHSTYILEIHDQCLLVDPFFSGNPVFINTNFLKFIKRVDYILLTHAHYDHVCDVELFASKFNNVLVISNYEISNYFSKKGIKTYGINYGSFISFPFGKLKYVWAAHSSVFNDGTYGGNPGGFLLHTDEGNLYISGDTSVMHEMSIIPAFGKLKLSILPIGGRYTMDIEEAIIASNFLKSEKILGVHYDTFVDIRIDKEKAKERFFKKGKELVLLEKGKTIYF